One window of the Mycobacterium sp. SVM_VP21 genome contains the following:
- a CDS encoding phospho-sugar mutase: MTPEDWIAHDPDPVTAAELRACSPGELATRFATPLRFGTAGLRGPVRGGPDAMNLAVVLRASWAVAQVLSAQRRTSSTVVVGGDARHGSAQFTIATAEVLAAAGFSVLLLPQPCPTPVVAFAVRHTGAAAGIQITASHNPAGDNGYKVYFDGGVQIVSPTDTEIEAAMADAPPADVIARRRVAPTGDELIARYIGRAAAVRRHGGRVRVALTPLHGVGGKIAVEVLRAAGFADIHPVKTQFDPDPDFPTVAFPNPEEPGATDALLSLAADVGADVAIALDPDADRCAVGITGPDGWRMLTGNETGWLLGDYLLSRLPVGRAAGVVVASSVVSSRMLVRIAQRYGARHVETLTGFKWLARADNALPGATLAYAYEEAIGYCVDPEAVRDKDGISAAVLACDLVAALAGRGSSVPEALDELARRHGVHVTDAVTRRVANPAEAAAVMARLRAEPPETLAGFAVTATDLLHRSGPVTDALEFSGERDGSSVRVVVRPSGTEPKLKCYLEVTRPPSDDLAGDRAEAQRVCGAVADAVRCW, from the coding sequence GTGCAGTCCGGGCGAGTTAGCCACCCGGTTCGCGACACCGCTGCGGTTCGGCACGGCCGGGCTGCGGGGACCGGTGCGGGGCGGGCCGGACGCGATGAACCTCGCCGTGGTGCTGCGCGCCAGCTGGGCGGTGGCGCAGGTGCTCAGCGCGCAGCGCCGCACGAGTTCGACGGTGGTGGTCGGCGGCGACGCGCGTCACGGCTCGGCGCAGTTTACGATCGCGACGGCTGAAGTGCTTGCCGCCGCAGGCTTTTCGGTATTACTTCTTCCCCAACCATGCCCGACGCCGGTGGTGGCGTTCGCGGTGCGCCACACCGGTGCGGCGGCCGGCATTCAGATCACCGCCTCGCACAATCCGGCAGGAGACAACGGCTACAAGGTGTACTTCGACGGCGGCGTGCAGATCGTCTCGCCGACCGACACCGAGATCGAGGCAGCGATGGCCGACGCTCCCCCGGCCGACGTGATCGCCCGCCGCCGTGTTGCGCCGACCGGAGATGAACTCATTGCGCGCTACATCGGGCGGGCCGCCGCCGTGCGGCGCCACGGCGGCCGGGTTCGAGTAGCGCTGACACCGCTGCACGGCGTGGGCGGCAAGATTGCGGTCGAGGTCCTGCGCGCCGCGGGGTTTGCTGATATCCACCCGGTGAAGACCCAGTTCGACCCCGATCCAGACTTTCCCACCGTGGCGTTTCCCAACCCGGAAGAACCCGGGGCCACTGACGCGCTGCTGTCGCTGGCCGCCGACGTTGGCGCCGACGTCGCGATCGCCCTGGATCCCGATGCCGACCGATGCGCGGTCGGCATCACCGGGCCTGACGGCTGGCGGATGCTGACCGGAAATGAAACCGGTTGGCTGTTGGGTGATTACCTGCTGTCACGACTGCCCGTGGGTCGGGCGGCTGGCGTGGTGGTGGCCAGCAGCGTGGTGTCGTCGCGCATGCTGGTGCGCATCGCACAGCGCTACGGCGCCCGCCATGTGGAGACGCTGACCGGGTTCAAGTGGCTGGCGCGCGCCGATAACGCCCTGCCCGGCGCCACGTTGGCCTACGCCTACGAGGAGGCGATCGGCTACTGCGTCGACCCGGAGGCGGTGCGCGACAAAGATGGCATCAGCGCCGCGGTGTTGGCCTGCGATCTGGTGGCGGCCCTGGCAGGTCGGGGCAGCTCCGTTCCCGAAGCCCTCGACGAGTTGGCCCGCCGGCACGGTGTGCACGTCACCGACGCGGTGACGCGCCGAGTCGCCAACCCCGCCGAGGCGGCTGCGGTGATGGCCCGGCTACGCGCCGAGCCCCCCGAGACGCTGGCCGGATTCGCCGTCACCGCAACCGATCTGCTGCACCGCAGCGGACCGGTGACCGACGCGCTGGAGTTCAGCGGCGAGCGTGACGGCAGCTCGGTACGGGTGGTGGTGCGACCGTCGGGTACCGAGCCGAAGCTCAAGTGCTACCTCGAGGTCACCCGGCCGCCGTCGGATGACCTTGCCGGGGACCGCGCCGAGGCTCAGCGGGTGTGTGGGGCCGTCGCC